Proteins encoded within one genomic window of Ursus arctos isolate Adak ecotype North America unplaced genomic scaffold, UrsArc2.0 scaffold_9, whole genome shotgun sequence:
- the CRACD gene encoding capping protein-inhibiting regulator of actin dynamics isoform X1: MGTRAFSHDSIFIPDGGAESEQTVQAMSQDNILGKVKTLQRQLSKNIKFGRPPPNAIPMKKADSGEASLEEDLLLTSPMEIVTHEDIIPSDTENKTSDTPSSRSPLNLPGARSEMEEKVAPVKPSRPKRHFSSAGTIESVNLDAIPLAIARLDNSAAKHKLSVKPKNQRVSKKHRRLARDRPNEQGGLPRQLSLDQNGHSREDKPIWHEEEPELLDLEEEKRCQEEYWLELEAKCKRQKAEAAERRRLEEQRLQALERRLWEENRRQELLVEEGEDEEGEEADLQPEAEKRQREEESQRLEEQGGQGQELREQEEGRHLEAHEQPPLQRHAQQEGQAVGSGPEEAEKSRPSQEERELKELRRQEAEKQQRWEEEEQQEREEQRRLREEEEEQEEQQEQLRLEEEQRRREEEEQRKREEQLRLEEEQRRREEKQQQREKEEQQEWEEKRRREEEQRREAEAEAERRAELGKRQEAERPERREAARVHEEKWQQPDDKRGLRSPLQIDFAEKPGKREHLQPEKQRESCEEPRICEKRGEEAEPAGEQQGQRGDVPRHGRRARPEERPETSVQPPQIQEAQVEETPARREKKEAAAPEQDRKGEELRWQEVDERQSMPRPYTFQVSSGGKQILFPKVNLSPVTPVRDAALASAPHAPKIPQASPASHTLPSSLSVPHTAILVTGAQLCGPAVNLSQIKDTACKSLLGLSEEKKHVDVPALENPPRAPVDARAGSGKVRVPQESPSSVAALAEWASIRSRILKNAEGEQRSDRDQSRPRDEHSPRARCDSRGNLRKTPPVNAKFSIMPAWQKFSDGGTETSKQNTEAESIRRRPSLGPGDGPVPQPLATNELPRRAEKPEPADTTEGCKFAKDLPSFLVPSPAYPPPKAVAHAEPMTTSDSEPTSGRGKPDPSMPGQEEKASPFGIKLRRTNYSLRFHCDQQTEQKKKKRHSSTGDSADGGAPAPGSTKGERETEGVAPRHGLSLHPERKQALSAWKDSAERAQPAPAAPPGPPPAAEHDKAAGKTPLAPKPALAPKPAGQTPPSSPLSKLSRPYLVELLARRAGKPDPEPGEPGREAQEGSAPRPPSPPPPEQRKAHKSEEEEVEPERKPASPALPAARPDKPSPTPEAGKKEKPVLQSRHSLDGSKLAEKVEAVQPLWITLALQKQKGFREQQATREEKKQAREAKQAEKLSKENVSVSLQPRSSSVSRAGSLHKPPAQPEEKKPETAASRLERREQLKKANTLPTSVTVEISDSAPPAPLVKEVTKRFSTPDAAPVSTEPAWLALAKRKAKAWSDCPQIIK, translated from the exons ATGGGAACCCGGGCATTTTCCCATGACAGTATTTTTATCCCTGATGGGGGAGCAGAAAGTGAGCAGACAGTTCAAGCAATGTCACAGGACAACATCCTGGGCAAAGTCAAAACTCTTCAG CGACAGTTGAGCAAAAACATCAAGTTTGGGCGGCCACCACCCAATGCCATTCCCATGAAGAAGGCAGACAGTGGTGAGGCTAGCTTAGAAGAGGATCTGTTGCTGACCAGCCCCATGGAAATTGTGACTCACGAGGACATCATCCCCTCGGACACCGAGAACAAA ACCAGTGACACTCCAAGTTCTCGGAGTCCTCTGAATCTGCCTGGAGCCAGAAGTGAGATGGAAGAGAAG GTGGCTCCAGTTAAACCATCTCGGCCAAAAAGGCACTTCTCTTCTGCTGGAACCATCGAAAGTGTCAACCTAGATGCCATCCCCCTGGCCATCGCTCGCCTGGACAACAGTGCCGCGAAGCACAAATTGTCTGTTAAGCCAAAAAACCAGAGGGTGTCCAAGAAGCACAGGCGACTTGCCAGG GATCGACCAAATGAACAGGGTGGCCTTCCGCGTCAGCTGTCCCTGGACCAGAACGGACACTCTAGAGAAGACAAGCCAATTTGGCACGAAGAGGAACCAGAGCTGCTGGActtggaagaagagaagagatgcCAAGAAGAATACTGGCTAGAACTTGAAGCCAAATGCAAACGGCAAAAGGCTGAGGCAGCTGAGAGGAGACGCCTGGAAGAGCAGAGACTCCAGGCCCTGGAGAGGCGGCTTTGGGAAGAGAACAGAAGGCAAGAGCTCttggtggaggaaggagaggacgaggagggagaggaggcagaccTACAGCCGGAGGCAGAAAAGAGGCAGCGGGAAGAGGAGAGCCAGAGACTGGAAGAGCAAGGTGGCCAAGGCCAAGAGCTGAGAGaacaagaggaaggaaggcaCCTGGAAGCCCACGAGCAGCCGCCCCTACAGCGACACGCACAGCAGGAAGGGCAGGCGGTGGGGAGCGGGCCGgaggaggctgagaagtctcGGCCATCACAGGAGGAAAGAGAGTTGAAGGAACTCAGGAGGCAGGAAGCTGAGAAGCAGCAgcggtgggaggaggaggagcagcaggaaagGGAGGAGCAGCGGCGGctgcgggaggaggaggaggagcaggaggagcagcaggagcagctgcGGCTGGAAGAGGAGCAGCGCcggcgggaggaggaggagcagcggAAAAGGGAGGAGCAGCTGCGTTTGGAAGAGGAGCAGCGCCGGcgggaggagaagcagcagcagcgggAAAAGGAGGAGCAGCAAGAATGGGAGGAGAAGCGGCGGCGGGAGGAGGAGCAGCGGCGGGAGgcggaggcagaagcagagagaagggcagagctgggaaagCGGCAGGAAGCGGAGCGTCCGGAGCGTCGTGAAGCCGCGAGAGTGCATGAGGAGAAGTGGCAGCAGCCGGACGACAAAAGGGGCTTGAGGAGCCCACTTCAAATTGACTTTGCGGAGAAACCTGGGAAACGAGAGCACCTGCAGCCcgagaagcaaagagaaagctGCGAGGAACCCAGGATTTGCGAGAAGCGGGGTGAGGAGGCCGAGCCAGCCGGCGAGCAGCAGGGGCAGCGCGGGGATGTGCCTCGGCATGGCCGTCGTGCCCGTCCGGAAGAGAGACCAGAAACTAGCGTGCAGCCTCCCCAGATACAAGAGGCGCAAGTGGAGGAGACGCCGGCTcgcagggagaagaaggaagccGCAGCCCCAGAACAAGACAGAAAGGGGGAGGAACTCCGGTGGCAGGAAGTGGATGAGAGGCAGAGCATGCCCAGGCCGTACACTTTCCAGGTGTCATCGGGAGGGAAACAGATTCTCTTCCCCAAAGTCAATTTGAGTCCAGTGACACCCGTGAGAGATGCGGCACTTGCCTCCGCTCCCCACGCGCCCAAGATCCCCCAAGCCAGCCCGGCCTCCCATACCCTGCCCTCTTCCCTGAGTGTCCCCCACACAGCCATTCTGGTCACAGGAGCGCAGCTCTGCGGCCCGGCGGTCAACCTGAGCCAGATCAAGGACACGGCGTGCAAGTCTCTCCTGGGCTTGTCAGAAGAAAAGAAGCACGTGGATGTCCCTGCCCTGGAGAACCCGCCCCGAGCGCCTGTCGACGCCCGGGCAGGCAGCGGGAAGGTCAGGGTCCCCCAGGAGTCTCCGAGCAGCGTGGCCGCACTAGCCGAATGGGCTTCCATTCGGTCCAGGATCCTGAAGAACGCGGAGGGTGAGCAGCGCAGCGACAGAGACCAGTCTCGGCCCCGTGACGAGCACAGCCCCAGGGCCCGCTGTGATTCCCGCGGGAACCTCCGGAAGACCCCCCCAGTAAATGCGAAGTTCTCTATTATGCCTGCGTGGCAGAAATTCTCCGACGGTGGCACCGAGACCTCCAAACAGaacacagaagcagagagcatTAGAAGAAGACCCTCGCTGGGACCCGGCGACGGGCCAGTGCCCCAGCCTCTGGCTACTAATGAGCTCCCCAGGCGTGCAGAGAAACCAGAGCCGGCAGACACCACAGAGGGGTGCAAATTTGCCAAAGACCTCCCATCTTTCCTTGTCCCAAGCCCTGCTTACCCGCCACCGAAAGCAGTGGCCCATGCAGAGCCCATGACCACTTCGGACAGTGAGCCCACCAGCGGTAGAGGAAAGCCAGACCCCTCGATGCCTGGCCAAGAGGAAAAAGCCTCGCCTTTTGGAATAAAATTGAGAAGGACCAACTACTCCTTGCGCTTCCACTGCGACCAACAGACagaacagaagaagaagaaaaggcacagcaGCACCGGGGACAGTGCCGATGGCGGCGCACCTGCACCCGGGAGcacaaaaggagagagggagacggAAGGCGTGGCCCCCAGGCACGGCCTGTCGCTGCACCCCGAGAGGAAGCAAGCCCTGTCCGCCTGGAAGGACTCTGCCGAGAGAGCCCAGCCTgcgcccgccgccccgcccgGGCCCCCACCGGCTGCGGAGCACGACAAGGCAGCGGGCAAAACGCCCCTGGCGCCGAAGCCCGCCCTGGCCCCCAAGCCTGCCGGTCAGACCCCCCCCTCGTCCCCACTCTCCAAACTGAGCAGGCCCTACCTGGTGGAGCTGCTGGCCCGCCGGGCGGGCAAGCCGGACCCGGAGCCTGGCGAGCCGGGCAGGGAGGCTCAGGAGGGCAGTGCCCCCCggccgccgtcgccgccgcccCCGGAGCAGAGGAAGGCGCACAAgagcgaggaggaggaggtggaacCAGAGAGGAAACCCGCTTCCCCGGCTCTGCCCGCCGCTCGGCCCGACAAGCCTTCCCCGACCCCCGAGGCCGGGAAGAAAG AAAAGCCGGTTCTTCAGAGCAGGCACTCTTTAGATGGCTCCAAACTTGCAGAGAAGGTTGAAGCTGTGCAGCCGCTGTGGATAACGTTAGCACTGCAGAAGCAGAAGGGGTTTCGGGAGCAGCAAGCAACTCGAGAGGAGAAGAAGCAAGCCAGGGAGGCCAAACAGGCAGAAAAGCTCTCCAAAGAGAAC GTCAGTGTCAGCCTGCAGCCCAGAAGCAGCAGCGTCAGCAGAGCGGGGTCCCTGCACAAGCCCCCTGCCCAGCCAGAAGAGAAGAAGCCGGAGACCGCAGCGTCCAGGCTTGAGCGCAGAGAACAGCTGAAAAAGGCCAACACCCTTCCTACATCCGTGACAG
- the CRACD gene encoding capping protein-inhibiting regulator of actin dynamics isoform X2, translating into MKKADSGEASLEEDLLLTSPMEIVTHEDIIPSDTENKTSDTPSSRSPLNLPGARSEMEEKVAPVKPSRPKRHFSSAGTIESVNLDAIPLAIARLDNSAAKHKLSVKPKNQRVSKKHRRLARDRPNEQGGLPRQLSLDQNGHSREDKPIWHEEEPELLDLEEEKRCQEEYWLELEAKCKRQKAEAAERRRLEEQRLQALERRLWEENRRQELLVEEGEDEEGEEADLQPEAEKRQREEESQRLEEQGGQGQELREQEEGRHLEAHEQPPLQRHAQQEGQAVGSGPEEAEKSRPSQEERELKELRRQEAEKQQRWEEEEQQEREEQRRLREEEEEQEEQQEQLRLEEEQRRREEEEQRKREEQLRLEEEQRRREEKQQQREKEEQQEWEEKRRREEEQRREAEAEAERRAELGKRQEAERPERREAARVHEEKWQQPDDKRGLRSPLQIDFAEKPGKREHLQPEKQRESCEEPRICEKRGEEAEPAGEQQGQRGDVPRHGRRARPEERPETSVQPPQIQEAQVEETPARREKKEAAAPEQDRKGEELRWQEVDERQSMPRPYTFQVSSGGKQILFPKVNLSPVTPVRDAALASAPHAPKIPQASPASHTLPSSLSVPHTAILVTGAQLCGPAVNLSQIKDTACKSLLGLSEEKKHVDVPALENPPRAPVDARAGSGKVRVPQESPSSVAALAEWASIRSRILKNAEGEQRSDRDQSRPRDEHSPRARCDSRGNLRKTPPVNAKFSIMPAWQKFSDGGTETSKQNTEAESIRRRPSLGPGDGPVPQPLATNELPRRAEKPEPADTTEGCKFAKDLPSFLVPSPAYPPPKAVAHAEPMTTSDSEPTSGRGKPDPSMPGQEEKASPFGIKLRRTNYSLRFHCDQQTEQKKKKRHSSTGDSADGGAPAPGSTKGERETEGVAPRHGLSLHPERKQALSAWKDSAERAQPAPAAPPGPPPAAEHDKAAGKTPLAPKPALAPKPAGQTPPSSPLSKLSRPYLVELLARRAGKPDPEPGEPGREAQEGSAPRPPSPPPPEQRKAHKSEEEEVEPERKPASPALPAARPDKPSPTPEAGKKEKPVLQSRHSLDGSKLAEKVEAVQPLWITLALQKQKGFREQQATREEKKQAREAKQAEKLSKENVSVSLQPRSSSVSRAGSLHKPPAQPEEKKPETAASRLERREQLKKANTLPTSVTVEISDSAPPAPLVKEVTKRFSTPDAAPVSTEPAWLALAKRKAKAWSDCPQIIK; encoded by the exons ATGAAGAAGGCAGACAGTGGTGAGGCTAGCTTAGAAGAGGATCTGTTGCTGACCAGCCCCATGGAAATTGTGACTCACGAGGACATCATCCCCTCGGACACCGAGAACAAA ACCAGTGACACTCCAAGTTCTCGGAGTCCTCTGAATCTGCCTGGAGCCAGAAGTGAGATGGAAGAGAAG GTGGCTCCAGTTAAACCATCTCGGCCAAAAAGGCACTTCTCTTCTGCTGGAACCATCGAAAGTGTCAACCTAGATGCCATCCCCCTGGCCATCGCTCGCCTGGACAACAGTGCCGCGAAGCACAAATTGTCTGTTAAGCCAAAAAACCAGAGGGTGTCCAAGAAGCACAGGCGACTTGCCAGG GATCGACCAAATGAACAGGGTGGCCTTCCGCGTCAGCTGTCCCTGGACCAGAACGGACACTCTAGAGAAGACAAGCCAATTTGGCACGAAGAGGAACCAGAGCTGCTGGActtggaagaagagaagagatgcCAAGAAGAATACTGGCTAGAACTTGAAGCCAAATGCAAACGGCAAAAGGCTGAGGCAGCTGAGAGGAGACGCCTGGAAGAGCAGAGACTCCAGGCCCTGGAGAGGCGGCTTTGGGAAGAGAACAGAAGGCAAGAGCTCttggtggaggaaggagaggacgaggagggagaggaggcagaccTACAGCCGGAGGCAGAAAAGAGGCAGCGGGAAGAGGAGAGCCAGAGACTGGAAGAGCAAGGTGGCCAAGGCCAAGAGCTGAGAGaacaagaggaaggaaggcaCCTGGAAGCCCACGAGCAGCCGCCCCTACAGCGACACGCACAGCAGGAAGGGCAGGCGGTGGGGAGCGGGCCGgaggaggctgagaagtctcGGCCATCACAGGAGGAAAGAGAGTTGAAGGAACTCAGGAGGCAGGAAGCTGAGAAGCAGCAgcggtgggaggaggaggagcagcaggaaagGGAGGAGCAGCGGCGGctgcgggaggaggaggaggagcaggaggagcagcaggagcagctgcGGCTGGAAGAGGAGCAGCGCcggcgggaggaggaggagcagcggAAAAGGGAGGAGCAGCTGCGTTTGGAAGAGGAGCAGCGCCGGcgggaggagaagcagcagcagcgggAAAAGGAGGAGCAGCAAGAATGGGAGGAGAAGCGGCGGCGGGAGGAGGAGCAGCGGCGGGAGgcggaggcagaagcagagagaagggcagagctgggaaagCGGCAGGAAGCGGAGCGTCCGGAGCGTCGTGAAGCCGCGAGAGTGCATGAGGAGAAGTGGCAGCAGCCGGACGACAAAAGGGGCTTGAGGAGCCCACTTCAAATTGACTTTGCGGAGAAACCTGGGAAACGAGAGCACCTGCAGCCcgagaagcaaagagaaagctGCGAGGAACCCAGGATTTGCGAGAAGCGGGGTGAGGAGGCCGAGCCAGCCGGCGAGCAGCAGGGGCAGCGCGGGGATGTGCCTCGGCATGGCCGTCGTGCCCGTCCGGAAGAGAGACCAGAAACTAGCGTGCAGCCTCCCCAGATACAAGAGGCGCAAGTGGAGGAGACGCCGGCTcgcagggagaagaaggaagccGCAGCCCCAGAACAAGACAGAAAGGGGGAGGAACTCCGGTGGCAGGAAGTGGATGAGAGGCAGAGCATGCCCAGGCCGTACACTTTCCAGGTGTCATCGGGAGGGAAACAGATTCTCTTCCCCAAAGTCAATTTGAGTCCAGTGACACCCGTGAGAGATGCGGCACTTGCCTCCGCTCCCCACGCGCCCAAGATCCCCCAAGCCAGCCCGGCCTCCCATACCCTGCCCTCTTCCCTGAGTGTCCCCCACACAGCCATTCTGGTCACAGGAGCGCAGCTCTGCGGCCCGGCGGTCAACCTGAGCCAGATCAAGGACACGGCGTGCAAGTCTCTCCTGGGCTTGTCAGAAGAAAAGAAGCACGTGGATGTCCCTGCCCTGGAGAACCCGCCCCGAGCGCCTGTCGACGCCCGGGCAGGCAGCGGGAAGGTCAGGGTCCCCCAGGAGTCTCCGAGCAGCGTGGCCGCACTAGCCGAATGGGCTTCCATTCGGTCCAGGATCCTGAAGAACGCGGAGGGTGAGCAGCGCAGCGACAGAGACCAGTCTCGGCCCCGTGACGAGCACAGCCCCAGGGCCCGCTGTGATTCCCGCGGGAACCTCCGGAAGACCCCCCCAGTAAATGCGAAGTTCTCTATTATGCCTGCGTGGCAGAAATTCTCCGACGGTGGCACCGAGACCTCCAAACAGaacacagaagcagagagcatTAGAAGAAGACCCTCGCTGGGACCCGGCGACGGGCCAGTGCCCCAGCCTCTGGCTACTAATGAGCTCCCCAGGCGTGCAGAGAAACCAGAGCCGGCAGACACCACAGAGGGGTGCAAATTTGCCAAAGACCTCCCATCTTTCCTTGTCCCAAGCCCTGCTTACCCGCCACCGAAAGCAGTGGCCCATGCAGAGCCCATGACCACTTCGGACAGTGAGCCCACCAGCGGTAGAGGAAAGCCAGACCCCTCGATGCCTGGCCAAGAGGAAAAAGCCTCGCCTTTTGGAATAAAATTGAGAAGGACCAACTACTCCTTGCGCTTCCACTGCGACCAACAGACagaacagaagaagaagaaaaggcacagcaGCACCGGGGACAGTGCCGATGGCGGCGCACCTGCACCCGGGAGcacaaaaggagagagggagacggAAGGCGTGGCCCCCAGGCACGGCCTGTCGCTGCACCCCGAGAGGAAGCAAGCCCTGTCCGCCTGGAAGGACTCTGCCGAGAGAGCCCAGCCTgcgcccgccgccccgcccgGGCCCCCACCGGCTGCGGAGCACGACAAGGCAGCGGGCAAAACGCCCCTGGCGCCGAAGCCCGCCCTGGCCCCCAAGCCTGCCGGTCAGACCCCCCCCTCGTCCCCACTCTCCAAACTGAGCAGGCCCTACCTGGTGGAGCTGCTGGCCCGCCGGGCGGGCAAGCCGGACCCGGAGCCTGGCGAGCCGGGCAGGGAGGCTCAGGAGGGCAGTGCCCCCCggccgccgtcgccgccgcccCCGGAGCAGAGGAAGGCGCACAAgagcgaggaggaggaggtggaacCAGAGAGGAAACCCGCTTCCCCGGCTCTGCCCGCCGCTCGGCCCGACAAGCCTTCCCCGACCCCCGAGGCCGGGAAGAAAG AAAAGCCGGTTCTTCAGAGCAGGCACTCTTTAGATGGCTCCAAACTTGCAGAGAAGGTTGAAGCTGTGCAGCCGCTGTGGATAACGTTAGCACTGCAGAAGCAGAAGGGGTTTCGGGAGCAGCAAGCAACTCGAGAGGAGAAGAAGCAAGCCAGGGAGGCCAAACAGGCAGAAAAGCTCTCCAAAGAGAAC GTCAGTGTCAGCCTGCAGCCCAGAAGCAGCAGCGTCAGCAGAGCGGGGTCCCTGCACAAGCCCCCTGCCCAGCCAGAAGAGAAGAAGCCGGAGACCGCAGCGTCCAGGCTTGAGCGCAGAGAACAGCTGAAAAAGGCCAACACCCTTCCTACATCCGTGACAG